CCCCTGTGCTTCTTCCCGTACCACCGTGGTCTGTGGCAGGATCGCGATGCCGGCGTTGATCTCGACGGCCCGCTTCACGGTTTCCACATTGTCGAATTCCATGACCGGTTCCACATCGATTCCGGCCTCCTTGAAAAGGGCGTCAGTGGCTTTACGCGTCGGAATGTCCGGTTCGAAACCGACGAACTTTTGCCCGGCAATTTCCTCGAGATCGACGGTCTTTTGCTTGGCCAGCGGATGCTCCGGGCAAACGACGAGAACCAGAATGTCATCGTGAAAGGGCAAGATCTCAAGTTGCTTGTGCTTCTGCGGGTAGGCCACGAGGCCCAGATCGATCGAGTTGGTCAGGATGTCCTCGTACACGTTGTTGGCGCGACGGTACTCCACCCGGATATTAACCTCGGGATACTTGGCCAGGAAGGCTTTGACGTAAGGGGGCAACTCGTGAAGCCCGATACTGTAAACCGTCGAGATGTGAATCGTGCCGCTGATCACCTTCTTCATCTCCTGCAGCTCGCTGTTGAGCTTATCGTAGAGATAGAGCATCTCCTTGGCGGATTCGTAGAGCTTCTGGCCCTCGCGGGTCAGGCGGAACTGCTTCTGGCTGCGGTCAACGATGAGAATGCTGAAATGCTTCTCCATCGCGCGCAGCTGTTGGCTGACCGCAGATTGCGTGATATTATTCAATTTCGCCGCGCGCGAAAAACTTTCACTTTCCACGAGGTCCGAGAAGATTTTAAAATTTTCAACATGCATGGTGATTTCGTGTATAAAAGAAGCTAATCAAAATACAAGTCTAATTAAAGGAAATCTTATCTTGCGATTTTTCGCTAACAGTGCTGCTTAATAAGTGTGATTACTTTTGAGGAATTTGAAGCCAACGTCCGTAGCCTGCAGAAGCGCATCGCGGCGGCTTGTCGTGATGCCGAACGTAGTGAAAACGAAGTATCATTACTGCCGGTGACGAAAAACCATCCTCTGGACGCCGTGGAGTTTGCCGCTCAAGCTGGCTTGTCGGCGGTGGGTGAAAACCGAGTTCAGGAGGCCGGTTATAAGCGAGACTCATACACCGGCGAGATGCGATGGGAGCTAATCGGCCATTTGCAGTCGAACAAAGCCAAGCAGGCCGTGGCCATTTTTGACCGGGTGCAATCGGTGGATTCGCTCAAAATTCTCCGTCGTCTGGACCGTTACGCGGGGGAAGCGGGCAAGACCCTGCCTATTTTGCTCCAGTGTAATACCGGGGAAGATCCGAATAAATACGGGTTTGATGTGGAATCGATGAACGAGGCGGTGGAGCTTGCGCTTGAAGCGGAGGCCTTGCAACTGGACGGTCTGATGACGATTGCGCCGCTCGACGATGATCCGGTTGTCGCAAAAGCCGCCTTTGAAAAGCTGCGTGACTTGCGTGACGAGCTTTCGGCCCGATTCGGCTGCGCGCTGAAGGAGCTTTCCATGGGGATGACCGGGGACCTCGAGCAGGCGATAGCGGCCGGATCGACACAGATTCGTGTCGGCACGGCGCTGTACGGGGCACGTGAGAACGTACAGGCCTGAAAACTTGAGTAAAATTAGGGTTGACGGGCAGTATCCACGCAGCATCTTAGCGCACCTTTTCCACTTTAGAACAAATATCTTATGTCACTTGAAGTAAAAGTCCGTAAAGGCGAGCCCATGGAACGTGCGCTCCGTCGTCTGAAAAAGCGCCTCGACCGCGAAGGTGTCATTCGCGATGTGCGCGCTAACCGCTATTTTGAAAAACCATCCCAAGCGAAGCGCCGTAAAAAGAAAGAGCTTGATTTCAATAACATGCTCCGCGTTCGCTATTCGAACATGTAGTCGTAGCTTTTAGAGTGGTGCGTTGGCACTAACTCTTCCAGAGTCCCGGCCTGCACCTGTGTGCGCCGGGATTTTTTGTATCATGACTGACATTACAGACCGACTTTCTCTTTCCTCCTGCTGGTGCTCCGCGCGCCATCAGGACGGCTATGAAATGATTGAGGAAGTGCTGGGCTTGGGGTTTAAGCGTATCGAGCTCAGCCACGGCATTCGCATATCGCTGGTGCCCGGCATTCTCAAGGCAGTGGAGGAAGGTATTATCGAGGTCGGTTCCGTGCACAACTTTTGTCCGCTGCCCAATACGGTACAGCATGCAGCACCAAACCTTTATCAGCCCTCGTCCTCGGATTCGCGTGAGCGCGACCTCTGGCACCGTTATTCACTGCAAACGCTGGATTTTGCAGTCAAGGTCGGTGCGCCGCGAATTGTCAT
This region of Coraliomargarita sinensis genomic DNA includes:
- a CDS encoding YggS family pyridoxal phosphate-dependent enzyme — its product is MITFEEFEANVRSLQKRIAAACRDAERSENEVSLLPVTKNHPLDAVEFAAQAGLSAVGENRVQEAGYKRDSYTGEMRWELIGHLQSNKAKQAVAIFDRVQSVDSLKILRRLDRYAGEAGKTLPILLQCNTGEDPNKYGFDVESMNEAVELALEAEALQLDGLMTIAPLDDDPVVAKAAFEKLRDLRDELSARFGCALKELSMGMTGDLEQAIAAGSTQIRVGTALYGARENVQA
- a CDS encoding LysR family transcriptional regulator — translated: MHVENFKIFSDLVESESFSRAAKLNNITQSAVSQQLRAMEKHFSILIVDRSQKQFRLTREGQKLYESAKEMLYLYDKLNSELQEMKKVISGTIHISTVYSIGLHELPPYVKAFLAKYPEVNIRVEYRRANNVYEDILTNSIDLGLVAYPQKHKQLEILPFHDDILVLVVCPEHPLAKQKTVDLEEIAGQKFVGFEPDIPTRKATDALFKEAGIDVEPVMEFDNVETVKRAVEINAGIAILPQTTVVREEAQGLLKVLKFKGKTYKRPLALIHRKGRVLTPAIKKLIELLTSKDLHSFQKEK
- the rpsU gene encoding 30S ribosomal protein S21, whose translation is MSLEVKVRKGEPMERALRRLKKRLDREGVIRDVRANRYFEKPSQAKRRKKKELDFNNMLRVRYSNM